The sequence ttcgtgattcacagatcagattcacgaatttcgTCTTTCAACAGACgtgagagtcacgagttgcacCGCAAATCGCGGACCGCGTGTGCGGagaagcgcatcttggGGCGCGCGCTTCTATCCGAGCGTGAGGGACGTTTcgggattcacgattggtcAGGACAGCGAGTtggtgcggctgctgctcggcttTCTCCACTTTGGTTCGCCCAACATCGTTGCTGCCTCCATCATCTTACGATCGCAGCTGGAGATTGTGGTTTTCAACGAGTCGTTCACGTTCAAGAAGCGGATCCATCGCGGTTGGCAAGCCAAGTGAGCCCATCATGTCACAGCAACTCAAGACGCAACTTGAGCATGCTGGAGTGGAGCAAGACACCGCATACTACATCGGACGGTATACGATCTCTGGGTTGCAGTACGGCTGTCTTGCGGCTACACCGTTGTACCTCATCCAAGTAGCACGTGGACGCGGACGTGGGTTTTCGGTTCGGTCGCTAGCACGATACAACTGGACCGTCCCTCTCACGGGAGCGTGTGCAGGATCGGTTGGGGGGTATGCTACTGCGAGCCAACTCGACCACGCTTCTCTTTCGGCCAAGTCTTCGCATCTGCGCCTAGACGCAGCCAGGGTTAGACAGGACGATCTGCACTTGATCGGCAGCGTTATTGGCGCACTCGTACTTCcggcggtgctgctcaCTAGAGTCGGTCTTGTCAACGGCCTGTTGGGTGGTGCAGGCgtcggtggaagcatcgGCTTGCTCACCAACTACGTCCAGAAATTCAACAGTCCTGCCGACGCCATCGCTAACATCCAGAGCGAAACCAAGCATGCCTGGGATTCCGCAACGAACAGCGCAAACGACATCAAACACGCCGCTCGCAAATCGCTCTAACCAACCTACCGCCAACAAACGTCAATGCAACTCGCATTCCGCCTCCTTCCCCCCCTCCCCGCACAATAACAGTGCAATTCCCCCTCTCACGTCGGTCAACATCCTCCTGCTCTGAAGCAATCTGCGTCCACACCCTCGTCGCACCCTCCTCCATCCAACCCGTCCTCCCACTTCGCGTATCAACCTCCTCCACACGCTATGGTTCTCATTGTACACTATCCGCCTccatcaatcacgaatgtcaaTCATACGTTGGCCAACATCACGCGCACATGCACGCGCTTCAAACAGCCTGCTTGGTCGTCGCACACCTGACCGCGTGCAGCAAGCGCTCAGAACCGCACAGAACCGCACAGACATTGTGGAAAAGCGGGAAATGGTATCAAAAAGGGTTCCAGAACCAGGGTGGATCGACAAGATGCGCGTGCTCTTCAAGCGATTCGCATGGGAGCGGTGTTCGAGTATGCATTTGGTGCGCCGCCTCTGGGCGCGCCACGGCCTCTTGCACCTCGGAAACCGGCTCGACTGCCTCGTCCCCTTGCACGCGTTGCGCCAGGGGTGGTGCTAGCACCTGTATCGCCAAACGTCTGCATGTTCTTGATCTCCTCAGCCGCGCGGTTTGCCCTTGCCCTACCGCTTGCACCTCGTCCCCCGCCTGCACCGCGGCCGCCGCGAGTGTCAAAGGATCCATTGCTCGTTTCGTATGACTGTCCTCCACGCGGCTGATCATTCCTCTCATACCTCTCCTTGATCTCGGACGAGATATTGTCAAAGAAGCCACTCTTTTTGTCGTAGAAGTTGGCACCACTTTCGCCTGTCGCCGGTGGAATGGAATCCAGCAATCCTCCGGCCACATGCGAATTGCTCGGTGTCGATTCATCCTGTTCGCCACCGCCCGTGCCCGCTTGTTTGTGCTTCTGAAACTTGGCGTTGGCCGATTCGAAATCGAACTCCCTGTTCGGCATACTGGGTCCACTAACCTCCCGGTGAACCCGGTGTTCCCTTGCACCGCCTCGCGCGGCGTGGTTCGTGCGACGCTCCGCctgcgcagcagcattggctgcagccgcagcagcgtgtGGAATGGCAGGCAGACCGTGCACTGCAGGTGCAAGCAacgatggtgatgctgcagcCTGCTGTTGTGAAGATCCAGGTTTTGAGACACTCAGTTTCGACATCTCTTCGAGCACCTTGTCAGCGCTTGACTGGTCGTTAGATGTAACTGGTTGAGACGGTGCAGCTGgagatgcggatgcggatgcggattTAGTAGGTGCCGTCTCgggtgcaggtgcaggtgcaggtgcaggtgcgATAGAAGCCGCTTCGTTGTTTGGCGGAACCGTTGCAGACGGTTGCTGCGGACGAGCACCAGGCGCGCTGTTGAACTGCGGAGGGGGTGGACCATTGAAGCCGGGCGCGCCCGCGAGTGGCACCGCACCAAAGtgtggcggtggtggcatGCCATACATGCCCGTTGGCGGTACATAGCCGCTTAGCTGCTGTGCCGACGACTGGGACGCGCAACGACAAAGATGGGTTCAAAAAAATCAGAGTCAGTACACGTACATGCATGTTTCAAGACGCATGCAAAGAGATGCTCCCAGGACACGGAGGAAGGGCCAGACAGATCAGTAGGAAGGCAACGGAAACATCCACACGGTTTTGCGCTCTCGGACAAATGACAAGTCGCGAAGGACAGTTTTACATCCGTAAATAGTTCATCACGTTGACGCCGATCTCCATGCTGTAGTCTGAGAGTTGTTTTGCATTCGATGACCACACTTACGTTAAGAATTGCAGGGTCGTTGAGCACAGGTTGCGGAGCCGGACGTTGCTGCTTTGGCGGGTTGGGATCGTCAATCTTGAGATCCTTTACGTCGGCAGCACGAAACATGATGTAATCGTACACATGATCGCTAGGGGGGATCTCTTCTTGCGACTTTCCCTGTGCAGATCGTCGGCCTTCAGTTCCCCATGAGCGCACTCTTTCGAGCGCAATCGTTGCCTCATTCGGGTTGATCGAGGCCAGAAGACCTTGGTATCGGATGTCGGATTTCGACACCAGTGAGATGAGCGCTCCGATGTATTCTGCGGTAGCCATTTTGCGATGCTTTTCGAATTTGTATCCAGAGCGATGCTGAAAGAGAGATACCAGAGTCTTGCGCAAGTGAAACCGCGTCTGGGTTGGCAAAGCGAAGCAAACTGAACTCAACGTTCTTTAGCTAACAGATGAAAGCTGTTAGACAAAACGCTCGAAGCAGAGATCTTGGTGGAGATAAGCCTGATGAGACTCGGAACGGATTATACGGTAATGGTGTGTAGCGTTTCAGGTTAGGGTTCGAAGATGGATTTTCTTGGTTGGACTTGGTTGCGATCGACGTGATGGAAGCAAGCTAAAGGTCTTGAAGAGATGTGGCGGTTTTCGATGGAAACACAAAGAAAAGAACGAGAGACTGACAAGTGAAAAGAGCAAGAGAAAGATGAACAGGATGTGTGGTGAGTAGAGGATAAGATCAAACAGCAAATTAGGGAGAGACGAGAAGGAACGGTGAAAACCAAGCTGTTGGCCTCTGCGcaaccactcacgactgtaaCTCACAGaagagtcacagagtggcattcacgattcgtgattttcgcACTACAGTCAGAGTGTGACTCTCATCGCCAGCTCCAACTTCaaagtcatgagtcgtgactctgtgagTGCTGCGTGAGTTCGATCATGAATTTTCCACGCTCTTCTGCACCGATGTTGCACCAAATTTGGAACCCAGCAGCGCGGTGATCGACTCGATTTTTTCGTGTTTATTACATAAGCAAACCCCACAATATCTATGCCCGGcctcacagtcacagagtaTGGTGCTGTGCCACTTGGACGGGCTGACGGTAGTTACTGCCAGGTCAGATTCACGCAGACAGCTTCGAGACATGGCTGAAAGGACACAAGTACAATGGAATTGACAAATGCAGAAGAACGCGTGTGCGGGCAAACATGTGAACGGTTCAAAGGCGACACGAACAAATACAGGATCAGATGGCAGATTCGTTCTCGTCCATCTCATCGGCTATTACTCGATAAAGCATGGGTCTAGGAAAGGTAATTGGACAGATTCAACGCTCCGCCTTCGCTATAGTGGTTCGAGAACTCGGCCAGTGCCTCGGCTGTCTTGAGCGGATCTTCGCCCCACTCGCTGCCGGCGGACCAGCCCTGGTTCTGATTCATGACTGGCGTCAGCGCCTCGTCTGTGCTGCCATTACTGCTGGCGACTGCGATGCCTGCGCCAAACGGCgcaacaccagcaccgACGCCTCCAAAACCAGCACGCATCAGAGGCGAGTTGCGTGCACTGGGAGCCAGGAAGTCGTACATGCCCGGGGCGTGTGGCATGTGAGGCGACGATCCTGCCATCAAAGCACGAGGAGTCGAGCTGCCGTTTGCTGATGTACTAGGCTGCAGAGGATGAGATGGCTCGGCACGGTCACTGTTGCGCACCTGCGAGTCCGACGTGGCGTCGCCTGCGTTGCGCACATTGGCCTGGTGATAGAGATAGTCGAGCGTATGATTGCGCAAATGTGCTTGCTGAGGAGCGTAGAAGCCGTTCTTGTACAAGTCGTGCTGCAGCGGAAGATCGAGgggagcagcagcgtacCATTCAACCCGTCCGCCCGGCTGATCCGCGAACAGGTCCCGTGTTTCTTGCGGCAGAGCGGCGTAAAAGCCTTCGCCGCCTTGCGAGCGCACCAGGTTGAGGATACCCATTGTCGTctgtgattgctgctgctgctgctgcagctgctgctccgcCGCGTGTCCTTGCTGAGCCCGATGAGCGAGGTCGGAAGAAGCAACCTTCTGGAAGTCAGCCGACGCTACACCGGCAGCGACAGCGGCATTgcgaagctcgacgagcagacTGGTGTCGATACCTCCCAGTTCGCTGCTGACCTGTGACATGTCGAGTGTAGCGGCTTGTGGTGTAGACAGCAACTGTTGCAGCCGCACATATTGATCAGGAGTGACACGTGTGGTTACAAGTGAAGCCAGACGCGTAAATGTTTCATTTGCTGATGGCGCActtgcagcagcgtcggaTCCGCGTCCCTTTTTCTTCGGGCGGAAATCATCCAAGGCATCCTTAAACAGATCGGGAAACTCGGCGACTTCGCCACTAGCAACGTCTTCGTCACGCAGTGCACCTGGTCCGTGGACACCACGTAAGAAGGGCGACTCCTCCTTGGGCGGCGGAGAAACGACTTTTTCAAAAAAGTTCATAGGTGTCTCGACCTTGCGAATCTCTTCAGGCACACAGCTGGCCCAGCTCTTGATCTTGTGGAATACGCGGTGCTGTTCGTTGTACCTCGATTCGGTGACGTAAAGCGGGCTGCGTGGATCCCAATACTCGGGCTTTGGTCGACCGCGGATGTACTTTGTGTAAAACATGACCATGATCTTTTCCAAGATATCTTCAATGTGATGATCGGCAAAGTAGCCAGTCTTGACCACTTCGTCCTTGAAGAATTTCTTGGAAGCTGGGTGGAAGGTCTGTTCGGGTCGGTAATACCAGCAGACAGTCACCCAACCCTGATCTGGATCATCTTCTTCGCGTCGTAGCACTTTGAAGATCTGAGCGACGATGGGCTTGGTGGGATCGGAAGGATTGATGAGATGAATCCAGTCGCCGACGCGGAAAGCTTTTCCTTTGAGGTTGAGATGCTCGTAGTAGGTCTTGgatttgctgctgatgcggGTAGTCAGGTCGCCGTTTGAGCCGGCGCTGGCGTAGAGTGGACCGTGTGGGATCGAGGAAAAGTGGTGGGTTGCAtcggctgttgctgcagtTGCCAACACTCTCTCAGCGGTGATGGGCTCctgtcgagatggagtGGCCTTGGTAATCTCGTGGTAGAATCGTTGCAAGACGACAGCGTCGCCGTACATCTGCGTGCCAATGGGATGTAATCTTCGTGCGTTTTCAAAGAGCTGGAGCATGTCCATCTCGAAGTCGGTTGCCTTGGGATACTCGCCCTCCTGAATGCGTTGTGAGATGGCGGAGAGCGAGGTAGGCTTCTCGACCTTTTCATAAAAGTCGGGATCTACCTCGGGATCGGGACACTGTTCCAGATGTTCGGCCGGTCTGCGCCCGGTGGCATCGATATGGTTGCGGATGCAGTCGAGCACGGCGGAGTAGGCGCGTTGTGCTTGCACAGCATCGGCAGGCTCAGTCATCCAACCGGCGTCGTGTGGCTCgggcagcttgagctcgggCTCATTTGCATCGGCTTTGCGCCGTGTACGACTGGCAGGCGATGCACCGGCGTTACCCACAGCCTGACCAAGACCAGCGCCTATAgatccaccagcagcggTCATGATGGCACCTTCGgcaggagctgctgctgctgctgttgatgatgatgaagaggagacggtggtggtggtggtggtggtggaaacAGCATTGAAGTTGTTTTGCACGGCTGAAGAAGGCGCTGGCGATGACGGCACCGCAGCGGCCGAGACATCGACGCTTGCTCTCGATGCGACTGAAGCCcttgcttgttgagcttCGCGGATGTTCTGCTGActctgttgttgctgcagctcctGCTGACGTTGAAAGGTGGGCATTGGTGGGAAAGAAGGAACAGGAGGCGATGAATGCGGGccggcgctgctggtgacAGGCTGGTAAAAGATGTTTTGCTGCTCTGGGATACCTGGACCCAAAGTATGCGATGGGTAGCCTGTGGGGGGAGGCGGCTGAAAGGGAGAGCCGGTAGCAGAATATGTGGTAGGTTGAGTTGCGCGAAGACGTGGTGAGGTGACGTGCGAAGTGCGAGGCTGCGGTGTGGGTTTAGGCGGAGGTGGTGCTGTGGTTTTGACCGGAGTAGGAGCGTTAGGATCGCGATTCTTTGGTGGTCGTCCACGGCCTCGCTTGATAGGCAAAGGGGTGGCAAGAGGTGAGTTGCTTCCCGAGGCCATGgcttgttgctgatggTATGGACTTGGATTGGACATGGTGAGCGACGGTGTGGCGAAGAAAGCTCTCGGCAACCGGAGTGGCTGTGCTGCAATGAGCAGGCGCGATGATGGGCGTGCTGAGAATCAATGTCAAAGTGCAGAGCCTGCCGTTGCACCGAATGGCCAGGACTGGTAGGTTACTAGAGAAGGAACGATCCGATGGCGTGCTAGATACACGTAGATGGCTTCGGGGAGCAAAGTGAGTCAAGGTTAGGAGGGTGAAAAGTGTCGAAGGTACTGGCTGTATGCTGTGTCTTGAGCCGCAAATCGGTAGCGCAATGGAGGACTGGCGAGGGTTCAACTCGAGTATGCCAGATGCACTGTGTCGCGCAAACGATGGCGTGAAAGTGGCGATGCGGTCAAAATAGGAAAGCAACTGCGCACTCGACGTGCAAGAGGAGTAAAAGGGCAAGCAGAATGGTGATGACAATGCAAAGGCCGTCGAACGAAGAAATCGGTGAAAATGTCGCGGTGAATAACAGAGCCCTGTGGATGCGAAGAACGTCGACTAATGCAGACGATGCGCAAGTGGATGGAAAGTGATAGAGTGATGTGATGGACGATCAGATACGATCGGTTGGGCGGAAGACGGAGTGAGAAAGTGGAAGGAGAAGATGACGGTGAGGATGGGGATGAAGACAAGAACGAGGTCGAGGATAAGGGAAAAAAGGTCGGTGGCGaaggaatcgtgaatgagcGAATCAGACAGCCGGAGAATCGCGGccagccgagctcgagagcggACAGACAACTGACAAGGCGGCGGCCTTCTGTGTTCACGTCAAACCCAaatcgtgcatcgtgaatcacgagtcgtaAATCGAACACAATGAAAATcaaacaatcgtgaatacattcgtgattcgtgattcgtgaatcatgaatcaccACGCACCCGCTACCACgacgaatcacggatccAACTCACGATTCTATCCCAAATTTCCTACAGCAAACAGGCAGTATTCGAGATTGATTGATTCTTGCGCCAACGTGCCTGAGTCGCGtccaccaatcgtgaagcacTCGTCTGATGCACGACGCGGCACGGACTGAGCCTTCTTTCGAGATCTACTTGCTGAGAAccggcgcagcagcagcagcagcagcagcagcagcaacaatcTCTAGCACTCACTCACTCCGTCACTCTTCGCATCCAATGCCTTTTCGCAGCCGATGATCTGAGTAAGCGCCTGgagacattcacgattgctgcttCACACGATCAGGCTGTAGTTAAATGTTAATCACATGAATGACATTTTCCAAATAACTTAATCTCACTTCTCGTTCCCAGCCTATACACCCGGCTTGCCTTGCCATCAAACCGCCACTGTAGCACGTCGCGCGCTAACcacgaaccgtgaaccaCTTATGATTCTGTCAGATTCGAGCCTGGCGGTTGAAtatcaatcacgaatgctgctgACGTTGACGGAATCTTTGCAACTGAACTGTACTGTAGATACCACCCTACTGCCCAAGACTGTCGCTCTTGTCCATGTGTCCGACAGCTACACGACTGGAGTTACTGTGGTCGGCCGACCTTGCCAAGTTGTCGCCAAATGGGTGGCGTGGTGGCACTCAATCCCCGGTGGAACCTCGTCATTTGCTCATCCTGATAACAAGACGGAGCGGcaaagcgtgaatcgtgaatcgtgaatcgcaaATTCTTCAgaaagcgtgaagctcTCCAAGAAAACTGGTTTCATAGCTGTCGGCTGCGCTCTCGGTGAATCCGTGCACGGTGCGTGGAGCGTCTGTGGTCGAGGGCGTCATGTCTGTGACGTGTCAGCGTGCATCTCTTTCACCCTATCACATGCTCTGCGCTTGGCCAGGCAAGGATCCTGTGTTAATTTTTGGCTCGGCAAAACGCTAGCCCGCTGTGCTTGTTTCTCCGTCGACCCTTGGTCGTCCAATGTTATGATACTCAGAGCGGGGTATATCTGACCCTATCGCCGGGACTGCACAATCAACCACTCTCCAGTCTTGCTCCAGTCTTGAGTGAccgtgactgtgactttgCTTAACTCATGCATTTTCATCATttcactcaccactcacgtTTGTCCGTCGCTTGATAATTCTCTGTTTTCCGCTTGCGATTGGCACCCCTCTTGTTCGGGTATCAGTAGTCGTTGGGAGACAGAGTCGAACCCTAAGATGACAGTGTTCAACCCAGAAAACACTTTGTTTCAAGATCCCGATCAGATTCCGCAGCACTATAGTAACAATACAAAGAGGAGAACAGAGGTATGGTGAAATGGAGTCAGAACCAAGACAAAAAGACCGAACGGAAGTAGCCGGGAAGAATGCATaaggagaaagagagaaaCATGTAGGATGGAGAGAAGAGCATGGCGTTTAACTAGACAGAGCCAGACGATTACAAACGAGAATCCTCCATGTCGTGCATCAGACGGCGGCCTTCACGAATACCCTCGTGCTCGTGGCC comes from Mycosarcoma maydis chromosome 18, whole genome shotgun sequence and encodes:
- a CDS encoding uncharacterized protein (related to RSC2 - member of RSC complex); the encoded protein is MSNPSPYHQQQAMASGSNSPLATPLPIKRGRGRPPKNRDPNAPTPVKTTAPPPPKPTPQPRTSHVTSPRLRATQPTTYSATGSPFQPPPPTGYPSHTLGPGIPEQQNIFYQPVTSSAGPHSSPPVPSFPPMPTFQRQQELQQQQSQQNIREAQQARASVASRASVDVSAAAVPSSPAPSSAVQNNFNAVSTTTTTTTVSSSSSSTAAAAAPAEGAIMTAAGGSIGAGLGQAVGNAGASPASRTRRKADANEPELKLPEPHDAGWMTEPADAVQAQRAYSAVLDCIRNHIDATGRRPAEHLEQCPDPEVDPDFYEKVEKPTSLSAISQRIQEGEYPKATDFEMDMLQLFENARRLHPIGTQMYGDAVVLQRFYHEITKATPSRQEPITAERVLATAATADATHHFSSIPHGPLYASAGSNGDLTTRISSKSKTYYEHLNLKGKAFRVGDWIHLINPSDPTKPIVAQIFKVLRREEDDPDQGWVTVCWYYRPEQTFHPASKKFFKDEVVKTGYFADHHIEDILEKIMVMFYTKYIRGRPKPEYWDPRSPLYVTESRYNEQHRVFHKIKSWASCVPEEIRKVETPMNFFEKVVSPPPKEESPFLRGVHGPGALRDEDVASGEVAEFPDLFKDALDDFRPKKKGRGSDAAASAPSANETFTRLASLVTTRVTPDQYVRLQQLLSTPQAATLDMSQVSSELGGIDTSLLVELRNAAVAAGVASADFQKVASSDLAHRAQQGHAAEQQLQQQQQQSQTTMGILNLVRSQGGEGFYAALPQETRDLFADQPGGRVEWYAAAPLDLPLQHDLYKNGFYAPQQAHLRNHTLDYLYHQANVRNAGDATSDSQVRNSDRAEPSHPLQPSTSANGSSTPRALMAGSSPHMPHAPGMYDFLAPSARNSPLMRAGFGGVGAGVAPFGAGIAVASSNGSTDEALTPVMNQNQGWSAGSEWGEDPLKTAEALAEFSNHYSEGGALNLSNYLS
- a CDS encoding uncharacterized protein (related to SCD6 - protein may bind RNA and have a role in RNA processing); protein product: MATAEYIGALISLVSKSDIRYQGLLASINPNEATIALERVRSWGTEGRRSAQGKSQEEIPPSDHVYDYIMFRAADVKDLKIDDPNPPKQQRPAPQPVLNDPAILNSSAQQLSGYVPPTGMYGMPPPPHFGAVPLAGAPGFNGPPPPQFNSAPGARPQQPSATVPPNNEAASIAPAPAPAPAPETAPTKSASASASPAAPSQPVTSNDQSSADKVLEEMSKLSVSKPGSSQQQAAASPSLLAPAVHGLPAIPHAAAAAANAAAQAERRTNHAARGGAREHRVHREVSGPSMPNREFDFESANAKFQKHKQAGTGGGEQDESTPSNSHVAGGLLDSIPPATGESGANFYDKKSGFFDNISSEIKERYERNDQPRGGQSYETSNGSFDTRGGRGAGGGRGASGRARANRAAEEIKNMQTFGDTGASTTPGATRARGRGSRAGFRGARGRGAPRGGAPNAYSNTAPMRIA